The genome window GCCTCGCACCGTGCCTCGCCGCCGCGGCGCTCGCGCCGGCGGTCGCCGCCGCGTCGCCGTTGGAGGACACGTTCCTCGGGGGCGCGGTGTTCACGGGTCCGGCGAACGCCCACGCGACCGCCCTGCACTACAACCCGGCCGCGCTCGCCCTCGACTCGGGCACGCACGTGTTCGTGTCGGGCGACCTGCGCATCGACCGGCTGCGCGTCGACCGCGCCCCGATCGACGACGCGGGCGTGCCCGGCGGCACGCGCGACCCCGGCGACGCGCGCGACACCCTCGCCACCCCGGGCGGCTACGCCGCGTTCTACAGCGACGTCAGCGGCGGCCGCGTCACCCTCGGTCTGGCCGTGTACACGCCGTACGCCGAGCGGTACATGCCGGGGCGGCGCGCGGCGCGCTACCACACGCTCGGCGGCCACTACTACGACATCACGGTCACGCCGGGCATCGCGTTTCGCATCAACTCGCGGATCGCGGTCGGCTTCGGCGTGTCGGTGGTCGCCGCCTCGCTGCTGGATCTCGAATTCGCCCGCGACACCGCGCTGGAAGCCGGTTCGGCGGGATTGCGCGCCGACTGCGGCGGCGCCCCGTGCGGCGCCGAGAACCCCGACGCCGACCAGCGCTACCGGATCGCCGCCACGCCGACGTTGATCGGCGCCGGCTCGAGCGTGACCCTCGGCTTTCACCTCGGCGTCGCGCTCACGCTCCGCGACCGCTGGCACGTCGGCGTCGGCTATGCGAGCCCGACCAGCAGCTTCGGCCGGCTCGTCGTGGAGACCGACGGCCGCGTAGACGTCGACGACGCTCCGCGCGCCGGCGGCGGCCACGTGAGCGGCCGCGCGCGCATCATCTATCGCCTGCCGCAAACGATCGGCGTCGGCGTTCGCGGTCCGGCGTTCGGCGGCCTCGAGTGGGTCGCCAACGCGCGGTGGCTCAACACCGGCCGCCACCGCCGGTGGGACGTGCGCCTGTTCGGCGGCGACCTCGCCGGCGCCGACGTGCCCGACTGGTACCCGCGCTACCGCGGGCTGCGCGACGTCTTCGCGGTCGAAGCCGGCCTCGAACAGCCGGCCGGCCGGCGTGTTCGGCTCGGCGCCCGGCTGCGCGCCGAGACCGCCGGCGTCGACGCCTCCCGCACCGCGCCGAACCAGATGTACGGCGCGAACGCCGGCGTCGCCGTCGGCGCAGAGTGGCGCGCGACGGACGCGCTCGCGCTGTCCGCCGGCTACGCGCTGGTGTGGTTCCCCGACGTGACGGCCGATCCCAGCGCGTTCGATCCGGCCGAGCGCGTCGCGTGCGCCGACGCCGGCTACCCGATCGACGAGTGCACCGCGACCCGCGAAGGCCGCGGGATCCCGACCGCCGCGGGCACCTACCGCCGCTTGCAAAACGCGATGTCCATCGGCATCAAGATCGACTGGCTGTGACCTCCACCCATCAGACGAACGACCGGGCGACCGCGGGGGCGGACGGCGACCCGCGCGTGTGGGTCTACGGCGCGACCGGCCTCACCGGCCAGCTCGTATGCGAGGCGCTGCGCGACCGCGGCGTCCCGTTCGTCGCCGCCGGCCGCGACCGCGCGCGCGTCGACGCCGTCGCCGCGCGGGTCGGCGCCGCCGGCGCCCGCGCCGCCGAGCTGCACGACCCGGACGCGGTGCGCGCCGCGCTGGCCGGCGCCCGCGTCGTCGTCAACTGCGCCGGCCCGTTTCTGCGGTTCGGCGAGGCCGTCTTGCGCGGCGCCCTCGCGGTCGGCGCCCACTATCTCGACACCACCGGCGAGCAGGCGTTCATGCGCGAGATCTACGAGCGCTACGAGTCGGCCGCCCGGCGGGCGAATCGTTGTGTCATCAACGGTATGGCGTTCGAGATCGCCCTCGGCGACTGGGCGGCGGCGCTCGCGGCGGCAGGCCTCGGGGACGGCCCCGCCGTCGACGAGATCGCCGTCGCCTACGCCGTCTCCGGCTTCCACCCGTCGGCCGGCACGCGCCTGTCGGCCCTCGCCCAGCTCGCGGCCGACGCGGTCGTGTGGGAGCGCGACCGGTGGGATCCGGCTCCCGCGGTCGACCGCCGCACGTTCGCGTTCCCCCCGCCGTTCGGCGAGCGCACCGCGGTCGGGTTTCCCTCCGGCGAGGTCATCACCGTGCCGCGTCACATCTCGGTTCGCCGCGTGCGCACGTATCTCGCCCTGCCGCCCGGCCCGGTCGGCGCCGTCGTCGCGCGCGTCGGCGGCCGCGTCGCCGCGCTGGCGCGGTCACCGGCCGCCGCGTGGGCGCGCCGCATCGCCGAGCGCGCGCCGCCGCCGACGAGCGGCCAGCGGCGCGCCAACGCGTTTGCCGTCACCGCCACCGCGCGCCGCGGTTTCGACTCCGCGCAGGTCACCGTGTCGGGCAGCGACGTCTACGGCATCACCGCGCGCATCGCCGCGTTCGCCGCCGACCACCTCGCCGCCGGCCGCAGCCGCGCCACGGGCGTCGTCGCGCCGGCCCAAGCCTTCGACGCGCTCGCGTCGCTGCGCGCGCTGCCCGTCGCGCTCACCGCCAGCTACCCGTTGCCCGCGAGGCACGCCGATGTGGACTGCTCTGAGTGAAACCCCGCTGTCGCGCCGGCTCAGCGTGCGACATTTCCGCCTGCACAACGGCCTCGAGCTGCTGCTGTTGCCCGACCCGTCCGCGCCGATCGTGTCGTACCAGACGTGGTATCGCGTCGGCTCGCGCGACGAGCGCCCGGGCAAGACCGGCATCGCCCACCTGTTCGAACACCTGATGTTCAATCAGACCGAATCGCGCGGGCCCGGCGTGCTGGACCGCGAGATCGAAGCCGTCGGCGGCGACACCAACGCATCGACCTGGGTCGATTGGACGCAATACCGCATCAGCGTGCCGGCCGACCGGCTCGACCTCGCCATCGACATCGAGTCCGACCGCATGCAGCACCTCGTGCTCGAACCGGAGCCGCTGGAAGCGGAACGCGAGGTCGTCATCAACGAGCGGCTCATGCGCGTCGAGGACGACGTCGACGGGTTTCTCGACGAACAGTTGATGAAACGCGCGTTCGCGGGACACCCGTACGGCTGGCCGACGATCGGTTGGATGGAAGACATCCGCGCGATCACCCTCGACGACGCGCGCGCGTTCTACCGGACCTACTACGCGCCCAACAACGCGGTGATCGTCGTCGCCGGCGACGTCGACGCGGCCGCGGCGCTCGACGCGATCGAGCGCGCGTACGGCGACATCGCGCCGGCGGAGCTGCCGCCGCGGCGGCGGGTGCCCGTCGCCGGCCGCCCCGGCGAGGTCGCGCGATTCTCCAAGCCGGTGCCGGCCGACCGCGCGATCGCCGCCTACCCCGTTCCGCCGCAGAGCCATCCCGACTGGCCGATCGTCGACGCGATCGTCGCGCTGCTCACCGGCGGGCCGTCGGCGCGGCTGTACGAGCGGCTGGTCGTCGACGCACAAATCTGCACGTCGGTCGACGGGTTCGTGCTGCCGTTTGCGGAGGCATCCCTGCTGGAGGTCTCGTTTTCGCTGGCGCGCGGCCACACGGCCGACGAGGCACTCACCGAACTGGACGCCGCTGCCACCGCGCTGTGCGACGTCCCCGTCCCCGAGCGCGAGCTGGCGAAGGTCAAGCGCTGGGCGGAGACCGACTTCTGGGCGCACCTTTCGACCGCCGACGGGCGGGCCGAGGCGCTCGGCCACTATCACGTGACCGTCGGCGACTACCGCGCGCTGTTCCGCACGGTCGACGAGGTCCGCGCCATCAACCCCGCCGACGTCCAGCGCGTCGCCAACCGCTACTTCGACTCCGACCGCCGCACGGTCGTCATCGCGGAGCCGGCATGAAGCGCATCCTCGAGCTGTCCGACGATATCCCGCTCGTCTGGTATCAGATCCTCGCGCGCGGCGGCGCCGCCGCCGACCCGCCCGGCCGCGAGGGGACTTTGCGCCACGCCGCTCTGCTCGCCCGCCGCGGCGCCGGCGACCGGTCGCGCGCCGACATCGACCGCGCCCTCGACGAGCTCGGCGCGACCCTCGAGGTCGTCGCCGGCCGCGACAGCATCGGCCTGCGCGGCGTGTGCTTGTCGCGCCACGTCGACGACGTCGTCTCCATCGCCGCGGACATCCTCGCGCGCCCCGCGATGGACCCCGACGAGCACCGCAAGCTGCTCGTGGAGACGCGCGGCGTGCTCGACGAGCTGCGCGACGACGACGCCGCGCTAGCGCAGCGCTATTTCGCGCGCGACTTCGGCGGCCCGGCGGCCTACGCGCGTACGGCCATCGGCACCGAGGACTCGCTCGACGCGATCGACCTCGACGACGTGCGCGCCGCGTACCGGCGCGCGGTGGTGCCCGACAACCTCGTCGTCGCGTTCGCCGGCGACGTCGACGAGGTCCGCGCGTGCGCTCTCGCCGATCGGCTCGCCGCCGACCTGCCCACCGATCCGCCGCCGGCTTTGCCTGACGTCGCCGCCGAGCCGGCCGCCGGCCCGACGCGCGCGCTCGTGGTCGACAAGCCCGACCGCGCGCAGGTCCAGTGCGCGATCGGCCACGTGGGACCGCGGTACGGCACCCCGGAGTTCGACGCGCTCATCCCGGTCGAGACGGTCTTCGGCGGCACGTTCACGTCCCGGCTGATGCAGGAGCTGCGCGTCCGGCGCGGGTGGACCTACGGCGCCGGCTGCCAACTCGGCCGCGCGCGCGGCAACCTGTGGTTCCGCGTCGCCTTCGCGTCGGCCGAGGCCGTCGCCGCGGACGCCGTCGCCCGCGCCATCGACATGATCGGCGAGCTGGCGCGCGACGGCATCACCGACGACGAACTCGCGTTTGCCAAGGGCCACTTGCGCGGGGCATGGCCGTTTTCGATTGCGACGCCGCGCGCGCGCGCACACCTGCGCGCCGAGTGCGCCGTCTACGGGCTCGACGACGACTACGCCCTGCGGTTTCCCGACCGCATCGCCGCCGTCACCGCGGCCGCCGCGCGCGACGCGATCGCCGCGTGGCTGCGGCCCGCGTCGCTCCTCACCGTCGCCGTCGCCACCGCCGACCGCTTCGCGCTGCCCGGCGCCGCCGTCGAACCGTTCACCTCCTATTGACGCCCGCGCGCCGGCGCGCGTCACGACGCCAGCGCGCGCAGCGCGGCCGCCGGATCGTTCGCAATCACGGCGTCGACCCCGAGCCGGCGCAAACGGCGCAGCTCGGTGGCGCCGTCGGCCGTCCACGTCACGACGCGCCAGCCGCGCCGCCGCCACCGGCGCATCGCGTCCGCCGTGACCAGCTCGTGGTGCGGATGGATCGACCACGGGCGCAACACCGGCCCGGGCCAGCCGCGCCGGCGCGCGTACCCGGCGCCGGCGCCCACCAGCAGACCGGCGCGCACGCGCGGCGCCGCCGCCCGGACGACCGCGACCGCGGCCGCGCGGAACGACGACACCACGGCGCGGTCGCCGAGGCGATCGGCGACCCGGCGGGCGACCGCGGCGACCCACCCCGCGTCCACCGCGCCGTCCACCTTGATCTCGACGTTCACGAGCATGCCCGCGACCAGATCGATCGCGTCGTCGAGCGACAGCGCGCGGCTGCCGTCGACGAGCGCGATCCGCCGCAGCTCGGCCACGGTGAGGTCGGCGACGCGCTCCGGCCGTCCCGCCACGCGCACCAGGTCCGCGTCGTGGAGCACGGCAGTGCCGCGGTCGCCCGTCGGCCGCACGTCGAGTTCGACCCCGTCGGCGCCGTCGGCCCGCGCCGCCGCGAATGCCGCCGCGGTGTTCTCGAGGCAGCGCGCGCTGGCGCCGCGATGGGCCAGCACGAGCGGCCGCCCGCGGTCACTCGACCAGGGCACGGTGCATCGCCTCGACCAGCGCGTCCACGTCCTCGGCCGCGCAGTACAGCGTCACCCGCAGCGGGGTGGCCGCGACCTCGTCGATCGGGCACGGGGCGGCCGCCAGCGCCCGCGCCAGCGACACGCCGGCGCCGACCGCACTCACGGCGCCGACCCCCTCGGCGACGTCGACCCCGCCGGCCTCCAGCGCGCGCCGCAGCGCCGGCCAGTCCGGCACGTCGTCGAGGCTCAGGTAGACGACCGCGCCGCCGTCCGCGTCCGCGCGCATGTGTTGTATCGACAACCCGTCGAGGCGCTGCGCGGCATCGCGCGGGCTGGCGAAACGCAGCCGCACGAGCCCGCGCTGGCCGGCGATGCCCGCCACCGCCCGCGGCTCGCCGATGCCGACGCGCGTGCCGCCGTCGGCCCGGTCGGTCGCGCGCGCGTACAGCGCGATGCCCGAACGCCGCGCGATGTCGACGCACGCGGCGTGCAGCACGCGGGCGCCGTGCGCCGCCAGCTCCTCCATCTCGTCGCAGGTGATCGCGTCGAGCAGCTCCGCGGCGCTCACGATGCGCGGGTCCGCAGTGTACACGCCGTCGACGTCGGAACAGATCTCACAATACTCGGCGCCGAGCGCAGCGGCGAGGGCGACCGCGGTCGTATCGGAACCGCCCCGCCCGAGCGTGGTGATTTCCCGCTTGTACGACACGCCCTGGAAGCCGGCGACGATCACGACGCGCCCGCGCTCGAGCTCGTCCTGCACCCTGACCGGACGCACCTCGATGATGCGCGCGCCGCTGTGGCGGTCATTGGTGAGGATCCCGCACTGCGAACCGGTAAACGAGATCGCCTCGAAGCCGAGTTCGCTCACCGCCATCGACAGCAGCGCCATCGAGATGCGTTCGCCCACCGACAGCAGCATGTCCAGCTCGCGGCGCGGCGGCGCCGGCGACACGCGCTTGGCCAGCGCGAGCAGCTCGTCGGTCGTGGCGCCCATCGCCGACACGACGGCGACCACGCCGATCCCGTCGCGGCGCACCCGCACGATCCGCTCGGCGACCCTGCGAATTCGCTCCGGATCGGCGACGGACGAGCCGCCGTATTTCTGCACCACGATGCGCACGTAAATCGGCCGGCCTCCTGCGGCCGGCGCGCTTGCTACAATAGCACCGTGGCTCGGCTGTGGATTGTCGTGGGCGCGCTCGCCGCCGCGTGCGGGGCGAACCCGCACCCGCCCGTGGTCCCGCGGCCGGACCCGCCGCCGGGCCCGCTGGTTGACGCGCCGTACGACCTGGCCAACGACCAGGACCTGCAGTGGGTGCGCCAGCAGTACGACGCGCTGGACGCCGGCGCGCCGGCCCGCGACGCCCGCCGCGCCGAGCTGGCGGCCGAGTACGCGCGCCGGATCGACGCGCACCTGGCGCGCGGCCAGCGCGACCGCGCCTACGACGCGCTGGTGGAACTGCTCGGCCTGTGGACGCCGGCGGAGATCCGCGACGGCCGCGTCGCCCCGCTGGCCGACTACGCCGAGCAGATCGAGGCGCTGCGCGCGTCGTTTTTTCGGTCGGGCGACGACGAGCAGGCGGCCGTGTGTACGGTGGCGCTGATGGCCGCCGCCCCCCCGCGCGCGGCCGAACTCACCGCCCGCCTCGACGAGATCCTCGCCTACGCCGACGACCTGGCGGTCGCCGAGCACGGCGACGCCGCGGCCCGCGCCGGCGCGATTGCCGTGCTCGAACACGTCGTCGATGCCTTCGCCCATCCGGTCGCCATCGACCGGCTCGCCACCCTGTACGCCGACCGCCAGCGCGCGATCGCGGCGCTGATCGCGCGCGGCGGCGACCCCGACTTTCACGGGCTGTTCGCGGCGCACGGGCGCGGCATGTTCCGCGCCGCGTGGGACATGGCGCGCCTGTTGGTGCGCGCCGGCCGCTTCGACGACGCGCGCCGCGCGGTGGACGCGGTGCACGGCATCGGCGAGTCGCCGCCCCTGCGCGCCGCGCTCGCGGGCGCGCTCGACGCCGACGCCGACGCGCGCGCGTGGATGTCCCTGGCGACCGCGTTCGTATCCGACAAGGAGGAGGACTCCGATCTCGACGCCGCGTTCGCCGTGTGCGCCGAGGGGGTCCGCCGGTTTCCCGACTTTCCCATGCTCGCGCGCATGGCGTCGGCGATCGCGCGCGAGCGCTCCGAGCTACCGCTGGCGATCGCATATGCCGAACGCGCCTACCGCGCCGATCCCACCAATCGCGACGTCGCGGACGACCTGGCCGAGCTGTACGAGGCGCGCGTGACGCGGCTCGCTCTGTCCGAGCGACCGGTCGCGGCCACCCGCGCGCTCGCGGCGCTCGAGCGGTTCCACCGCGACGCGCAGCGGCGATGGCCGCGCACGCGCCTGGCGCGCGACCTGGCCGACGCCTACGCGGCGATGGGCCGCGGGATGGCGAGCCTCGGAGAGATCGCGCGCGCCAAGCGGTACCTGCGCCGGTCGATCGCTCTGCGGCCGACCCTCGCCGCGCTCGAACTGCTCGGCACGATCGCGCTCAAGCGCGACGACCCGGCCGGCGCGATCGCGCCGCTTGAGCGCGCGCTCGCGTTGCCGGCGCGGGGCGAGGACCTGTTTGCGCGCGGGCGCGTACGGCGGCTGCTCGGCGAAGCGTATGCCCGCGCCGGGCAGGCTGCACGCGCGCGCGACCAATGGACGCTGGCGCTTGCGCAGTGGAAGGCGCTGCTCGACAACGACGCGTTGCGCCCGGCGGGACGCGCCGAGGCGCTCATCGAGACCGGCAAGCTGTTGTGGCTGCTCGGCGAACCGGACGCCGCGCTGTCCGCGTTCGAGACCGCGGTCGACACGGCGCCGCAGTCCTCGTCGACCTATGCGGACGTCGTCGCGTTCTTGATCGTGCGCGACCGCTACGCCGACGCGCTCGACGCCTACCACCGAGCGCTCGGGCGGTCCGACGTCGGCGACTACTTCAAGACGTACATGTCGCTGTGGGTGCTGGCCGAGGCGCGGCGCGCAGGCCGTGCGGCTGACCCGAACGCCATCGCGTACCTGTCGCGCCGCGACGGGCGCTTGTGGGAGGATCGGCTCGCGCGGTTCGCGCTCGGCCGCGAGGACTACGCCGTGCTGTCGCGCGCGGCGACGACCCGCGGCCGGCGCGCGGAGCTGTGCTACTACGCGGCGGTGCTCGGCGGCGACGCCAACCGCGCCCGCGCGACCGCATTGCTGCAGCGCGTGGTCGACACCGGCATGGTGCTGTTTTTCGAGTACGACATGGCCAAGGTGCTGCTCGAGCGCGCGCGCCGCATGGCGCGGTGAGCTGCGCGCGCACCCGCGGCGCCGGTGACGGCCTGCCCCCGACTGCGGTAGGGTCCGGCCGATGAACCGCGTGCCCGCGCTCCATCCCGCTCGCTCGGCGACTCGCGGCGGCAGCTCGCCGATGGTCGCGCGATCAACGACTCGCGCGCTGGCGGCTGCCCTGGCCGTCGTCGCGACCGCCGCGATCGCCAGCTGCGGCCAGCGCGGCGAGTACGACCGCAGCAGCCCGGAGGCAACGGTGCGTTCCCTGTTTCGCGCGCTCGCGGCCGGCCGCATTCCGGCCGACGTCGGCCTGCTGTTCGCCGACGACCGCGAGGTTGCGCGGTGGACGCTGTGGTGCGAGCATCATGGTTGCGCCGGTGGGACGATCAGCCGCCTCCGCACCGAGCAGCGCACCGGATCCACCGCGGTGTTGCGCATCGACTATGAAATCTACGGTCGCGGCAAGACCCTCGCCTCCCGCGGCACGGACGCGCCGGTCACCCTCGTTCGCGACGGCGACGCGTGGCGGATCGTGCAGTTTGGCGAGCGCATCGTCGTCCGCACCGACGAGCCCGGCACGCGGCCCCGCCCGCGCGAAGCCGACGCCGCGCCGCCGCGCGATGGCGGCGGCGCTGGCGTGCGCGGCGGCCGCTAGCTGCCGCGCCCCGACGGCGGGCGCTCCGGCACCGGCCCCCGAGCCGGCGCCGCGGTTTCCGCACGGGCCCCACGCGGCGGTCGCGTGCGTCGATTGCCACCCGGTCGCCGATCGGACCACCGCGCGCCTCGCGCGTCCCGGCTCGAACGACCATGCGCCGTGCGACCGCGCCGAGTGCCACCGCGCGGAATTCTTGTCCACGCCGGGTCCGCTGTGCACCGTCTGTCACGAGGACGTCGACCCGACCGGCGCGGCGCCGTCCGAACTCGTGCCGTATCCGCCGCCGCGCGGTCGCGGGGCGCTGCCGTCGGCGTTTTCGCACGCATCCCACGTGCGGTGGGACGCGATGGAAGCCGCGGTCGGCTTCCACGTAGCGTGCGGCGACTGCCAT of Deltaproteobacteria bacterium contains these proteins:
- a CDS encoding insulinase family protein; translated protein: MWTALSETPLSRRLSVRHFRLHNGLELLLLPDPSAPIVSYQTWYRVGSRDERPGKTGIAHLFEHLMFNQTESRGPGVLDREIEAVGGDTNASTWVDWTQYRISVPADRLDLAIDIESDRMQHLVLEPEPLEAEREVVINERLMRVEDDVDGFLDEQLMKRAFAGHPYGWPTIGWMEDIRAITLDDARAFYRTYYAPNNAVIVVAGDVDAAAALDAIERAYGDIAPAELPPRRRVPVAGRPGEVARFSKPVPADRAIAAYPVPPQSHPDWPIVDAIVALLTGGPSARLYERLVVDAQICTSVDGFVLPFAEASLLEVSFSLARGHTADEALTELDAAATALCDVPVPERELAKVKRWAETDFWAHLSTADGRAEALGHYHVTVGDYRALFRTVDEVRAINPADVQRVANRYFDSDRRTVVIAEPA
- a CDS encoding insulinase family protein: MKRILELSDDIPLVWYQILARGGAAADPPGREGTLRHAALLARRGAGDRSRADIDRALDELGATLEVVAGRDSIGLRGVCLSRHVDDVVSIAADILARPAMDPDEHRKLLVETRGVLDELRDDDAALAQRYFARDFGGPAAYARTAIGTEDSLDAIDLDDVRAAYRRAVVPDNLVVAFAGDVDEVRACALADRLAADLPTDPPPALPDVAAEPAAGPTRALVVDKPDRAQVQCAIGHVGPRYGTPEFDALIPVETVFGGTFTSRLMQELRVRRGWTYGAGCQLGRARGNLWFRVAFASAEAVAADAVARAIDMIGELARDGITDDELAFAKGHLRGAWPFSIATPRARAHLRAECAVYGLDDDYALRFPDRIAAVTAAAARDAIAAWLRPASLLTVAVATADRFALPGAAVEPFTSY
- a CDS encoding glycerophosphodiester phosphodiesterase is translated as MPWSSDRGRPLVLAHRGASARCLENTAAAFAAARADGADGVELDVRPTGDRGTAVLHDADLVRVAGRPERVADLTVAELRRIALVDGSRALSLDDAIDLVAGMLVNVEIKVDGAVDAGWVAAVARRVADRLGDRAVVSSFRAAAVAVVRAAAPRVRAGLLVGAGAGYARRRGWPGPVLRPWSIHPHHELVTADAMRRWRRRGWRVVTWTADGATELRRLRRLGVDAVIANDPAAALRALAS
- a CDS encoding aspartate kinase, yielding MRIVVQKYGGSSVADPERIRRVAERIVRVRRDGIGVVAVVSAMGATTDELLALAKRVSPAPPRRELDMLLSVGERISMALLSMAVSELGFEAISFTGSQCGILTNDRHSGARIIEVRPVRVQDELERGRVVIVAGFQGVSYKREITTLGRGGSDTTAVALAAALGAEYCEICSDVDGVYTADPRIVSAAELLDAITCDEMEELAAHGARVLHAACVDIARRSGIALYARATDRADGGTRVGIGEPRAVAGIAGQRGLVRLRFASPRDAAQRLDGLSIQHMRADADGGAVVYLSLDDVPDWPALRRALEAGGVDVAEGVGAVSAVGAGVSLARALAAAPCPIDEVAATPLRVTLYCAAEDVDALVEAMHRALVE